A portion of the Meriones unguiculatus strain TT.TT164.6M chromosome 11, Bangor_MerUng_6.1, whole genome shotgun sequence genome contains these proteins:
- the LOC110560728 gene encoding LOW QUALITY PROTEIN: small nuclear ribonucleoprotein F-like (The sequence of the model RefSeq protein was modified relative to this genomic sequence to represent the inferred CDS: inserted 1 base in 1 codon; substituted 1 base at 1 genomic stop codon), whose amino-acid sequence MSLPPNPKPFLNXLTGKXVMVKLRWGLEYEGYLVSVDGCINMQLANTEDGALSGNLGEVQIRYNNVLHIRGVEEEAEDGEMRKQHLWGNCYIYVFIYNKDLVFFVCLFVFFFRKKKKL is encoded by the exons ATGAGTTTACCCCCCAATCCCAAGCCTTTTCTCAACTGACTGACAGGGA CAGTGATGGTAAAACTTAGGTGGGGACTGGAATACGAGGGCTACCTGGTCTCTGTAGATGGCTGCATTAACATGCAGCTTGCAAATACAGAAGATGGGGCATTGTCTGGGAATCTGGGTGAAGTTCAAATAAGGTATAATAATGTCCTTCATATCAGAGGTgttgaagaggaggcagaagatgGGGAAATGAGAAAACAGCATCTCTGGGGAAactgttatatatatgtattcatatacaaTAAAgatctggttttttttgtttgtttgtttgtttttttctttcgaaaaaaaaaaaaa CTTTGA